A region of Crenobacter cavernae DNA encodes the following proteins:
- a CDS encoding efflux RND transporter periplasmic adaptor subunit, which translates to MKTTIFTGLIAGLLSMGLAGCADKPQPAEEVRPVRYTVAGQGEANGGPRFSGEVRARTESRLAFRVGGKVIEKRVSAGERVKQGQVLARLDATDYRLDLSAKEAQLSAAESDLAQQQADLTRSRDLLAKNFVSAAQVERQQNGVAAARARLTQARAQRAASRNQTGYANLVADADGVVSEMSAEPGTVVAAGFPVAKLAVDGEREVAVQVPEQLVDAVRQAKSFSVSLWANGKESYPGTLRELGSDADPATRTYAARIRIAAPPEALRLGMTATVALPGSAGAGTRLPLTALLDESGKHSVWLIDAKTLKVGRASVKVAAIDEASVLIESGVPAGSRVVTAGVHLLRDGQRVSLLEEGAR; encoded by the coding sequence ATGAAAACGACGATCTTCACCGGCCTCATCGCCGGCCTGCTGTCCATGGGACTCGCCGGCTGCGCCGACAAGCCCCAGCCGGCAGAAGAAGTGCGGCCGGTGCGCTACACCGTCGCCGGGCAAGGCGAGGCGAACGGCGGGCCGCGCTTTTCCGGCGAGGTACGCGCACGCACCGAGAGCCGGCTCGCGTTCCGCGTCGGCGGCAAGGTCATCGAAAAACGCGTGAGCGCCGGCGAGCGGGTGAAGCAGGGCCAGGTGCTCGCCCGGCTGGATGCGACCGACTACCGGCTCGACCTGTCGGCGAAAGAGGCGCAGCTGTCGGCGGCCGAGTCCGATCTCGCACAGCAGCAGGCGGATCTCACACGTTCGCGCGACCTGCTGGCGAAAAACTTCGTCAGCGCCGCGCAGGTCGAGCGCCAGCAGAACGGCGTCGCCGCCGCGCGCGCCAGGCTCACGCAGGCTCGCGCGCAACGGGCGGCCAGCCGCAACCAGACCGGCTACGCGAATCTGGTGGCCGACGCCGACGGCGTCGTCAGCGAGATGTCGGCCGAGCCCGGCACCGTGGTCGCCGCAGGCTTCCCGGTCGCGAAGCTCGCCGTCGACGGCGAACGCGAGGTCGCGGTGCAGGTGCCCGAGCAGCTGGTCGACGCGGTGCGCCAGGCCAAGTCGTTCTCTGTGTCGCTGTGGGCGAACGGCAAGGAAAGCTACCCGGGCACGCTGCGCGAACTCGGTTCGGACGCCGACCCGGCGACGCGCACCTACGCCGCGCGCATCCGCATCGCCGCGCCGCCCGAGGCGCTGAGGCTCGGCATGACGGCGACCGTCGCGCTACCGGGCTCGGCGGGCGCAGGAACCCGCCTGCCGCTGACCGCGCTGCTCGACGAAAGCGGCAAGCACTCCGTGTGGCTGATCGACGCGAAGACGCTCAAGGTTGGCCGAGCCTCCGTCAAGGTCGCGGCGATCGACGAGGCGAGCGTCCTGATCGAATCCGGCGTGCCGGCCGGCAGCCGCGTCGTCACCGCCGGCGTCCACCTGCTGCGCGACGGCCAACGCGTGTCGCTGCTTGAAGAGGGCGCGCGATGA
- a CDS encoding IclR family transcriptional regulator — MSTDDHLPLDESDAELNKDRFFVTALARGLAVLAAFRPGEAALSNQELTRRTGLPKSTVSRLTYTLTQLGYLSQETDTGYYRLGLAVLALGSAVLSSYDVREIAAPLMREFALKHNVSVSLAMRDGVDMVYLETCRSAARVTVQLTVGSRVPLVTTAIGRAYYAGLTDAERAKLDLELAEHYGAEWPGLADKLAESLVDYRERGYAHSWGEYGPEVLAIGVPLRSPASGQPTMALNASGPALLFTPETLGREVGPVLVELAHRIAPPLG; from the coding sequence ATGAGCACAGACGACCACCTTCCCCTCGACGAGTCCGACGCCGAACTCAACAAGGACCGTTTCTTCGTCACCGCGCTGGCGCGCGGCCTCGCGGTGCTGGCGGCGTTCCGCCCCGGCGAAGCGGCGCTGTCGAACCAGGAGCTGACGCGCCGCACCGGCCTGCCCAAGTCGACCGTGTCGCGGCTGACCTACACGCTGACGCAGCTGGGCTACCTGTCGCAGGAAACCGACACCGGCTACTACCGGCTCGGCCTCGCGGTGCTCGCCTTGGGTTCGGCGGTGTTGTCGAGCTACGACGTCCGCGAGATCGCCGCGCCGCTGATGCGCGAGTTCGCGCTCAAGCACAACGTGTCGGTCAGCCTGGCGATGCGCGACGGCGTCGACATGGTTTATCTCGAGACCTGCCGCAGCGCGGCGCGGGTGACGGTGCAGCTGACGGTCGGCTCGCGCGTGCCGCTGGTGACGACCGCGATCGGCCGCGCCTACTACGCCGGCCTGACCGACGCCGAGCGCGCCAAGCTCGACCTGGAGTTGGCCGAGCACTACGGCGCCGAATGGCCGGGCCTGGCCGACAAGCTCGCCGAGAGCCTCGTCGACTACCGCGAGCGCGGCTACGCGCACTCGTGGGGCGAGTACGGCCCCGAGGTGCTCGCGATCGGCGTGCCGCTACGCTCGCCGGCGTCGGGCCAGCCGACGATGGCGCTGAACGCCAGCGGCCCGGCGCTGTTGTTCACGCCGGAAACGCTCGGTCGCGAGGTTGGCCCGGTGCTGGTCGAACTCGCGCACCGCATCGCGCCGCCGCTCGGCTGA
- a CDS encoding CaiB/BaiF CoA transferase family protein, producing MAKPLAGITVLDLSRVLAGPWASQLLADLGATVIKVEKPGSGDDTRAWAPPAASDGSAAYFLSANRGKRSIALDITRPEGQQIVKSLAETADVLLENYKVGGLAKYGLDYDSLAKINPALVYCSITGFGQDGPAAELPGYDYIVQGLSGLMSITGPADGEPHKVGVAVTDLFTGLYAANAVQAALFERTRTGRGAYIDLALFDCSLAMLANVALNHLVSGNVPPRLGNAHPNIVPYQVFAVSDGHLILACGNDKQFAAVCDVLGVPELAEDERFATNPARVENRQLLVPRLAERFLQDRRDEWLGKLEAAGVPCGPILNVAEAFSHPQARHRGMSFVAQRDDGTELAQLSCPIRFDGEPARAELAPPLLGEHGDALLAALGYDPDEIAALRKAGVLGSGNPYQTTV from the coding sequence ATGGCCAAACCGCTTGCAGGCATCACCGTGCTCGACCTGTCGCGCGTGCTCGCCGGCCCGTGGGCGAGCCAACTGTTGGCCGACCTCGGCGCGACCGTGATCAAGGTCGAGAAGCCCGGCAGCGGCGACGACACCCGCGCGTGGGCGCCGCCGGCCGCCAGCGACGGCAGCGCCGCCTACTTCCTGTCGGCCAACCGCGGCAAGCGCTCGATCGCGCTCGACATCACCCGGCCAGAGGGGCAGCAGATCGTCAAAAGCTTGGCCGAGACCGCCGACGTGCTGCTGGAAAACTACAAGGTCGGCGGGCTCGCCAAGTACGGGCTCGACTACGACAGCCTCGCGAAGATCAACCCGGCGCTGGTGTACTGCTCGATCACCGGCTTCGGCCAGGACGGCCCGGCCGCCGAGCTGCCCGGCTACGACTACATCGTGCAGGGGCTGTCGGGCCTGATGAGCATCACCGGCCCGGCCGACGGCGAACCACACAAGGTCGGCGTCGCGGTCACCGACCTCTTCACCGGGCTGTACGCCGCCAACGCGGTGCAGGCGGCGCTGTTCGAGCGCACCCGTACCGGCCGCGGCGCCTACATCGATCTCGCGCTGTTCGACTGCTCGTTGGCGATGCTCGCCAACGTCGCGCTGAACCATCTGGTAAGCGGCAACGTGCCGCCGCGGCTCGGCAACGCCCACCCGAACATCGTCCCCTATCAGGTGTTTGCCGTATCCGACGGCCACCTGATCCTCGCCTGCGGCAACGACAAGCAGTTTGCCGCGGTGTGCGACGTGCTCGGCGTGCCCGAGCTCGCCGAGGACGAACGTTTCGCGACCAACCCGGCGCGCGTAGAAAACCGACAGCTACTGGTGCCAAGGTTGGCCGAGCGCTTCCTGCAAGACCGTCGCGACGAGTGGCTCGGCAAGCTAGAAGCGGCCGGCGTGCCGTGCGGCCCTATCCTCAATGTCGCCGAAGCGTTCTCCCACCCGCAGGCCCGCCACCGCGGCATGTCTTTCGTGGCGCAGCGCGACGACGGCACCGAGCTCGCGCAGCTGTCTTGCCCGATCCGCTTCGACGGCGAGCCGGCTAGGGCGGAGCTTGCGCCGCCGCTTCTGGGTGAACACGGCGACGCGCTGCTGGCGGCGCTCGGCTATGACCCGGACGAAATTGCCGCATTGCGGAAGGCCGGTGTGCTGGGGTCGGGCAACCCCTATCAGACAACTGTTTGA
- a CDS encoding DUF3820 family protein → MQAADLEALASRPMPYGKYKGVLLADLPLNYLVWFARQGFPKGELGRLLEIVYELKHNGLGYLLAPLRKR, encoded by the coding sequence ATGCAAGCCGCCGACCTCGAAGCGCTGGCGAGCCGGCCCATGCCCTACGGCAAGTACAAGGGCGTGCTCTTGGCCGACCTGCCGCTGAACTACCTCGTCTGGTTCGCCCGCCAGGGCTTTCCCAAGGGCGAGCTCGGCCGCTTGCTGGAGATCGTGTACGAACTCAAACACAACGGGCTCGGCTACTTGCTCGCGCCCCTGAGGAAACGGTAA
- a CDS encoding TetR/AcrR family transcriptional regulator: MIDTGWQRKKDERPGEILEAALGLFVEKGFRATKMEDIARAAGVTKGTPYLYFENKEELFKAVVRETQVAHVTAMRERAADHQGSATELLFALLEDWWRESGSTRLAGLCKLMMAEATNFPELAAFYYTEVIAPARAMMTSIVEFGAARGEFRPLDVAATVDALMAPIITSMVWNHSFGAVPGVAPEGRHDYASLKASLSLLLTGLAAR; this comes from the coding sequence ATGATCGATACCGGCTGGCAGAGAAAGAAAGACGAACGACCCGGCGAAATCCTCGAGGCCGCGCTCGGCCTGTTCGTCGAGAAGGGCTTCCGTGCGACCAAGATGGAAGACATCGCGCGCGCCGCCGGCGTGACCAAGGGCACGCCTTATCTGTATTTCGAGAACAAGGAAGAGCTGTTCAAGGCGGTGGTGCGCGAGACGCAGGTCGCGCACGTGACGGCGATGCGCGAGCGCGCCGCCGACCACCAGGGCAGCGCGACCGAACTGTTGTTCGCGCTGCTCGAAGACTGGTGGCGGGAGAGCGGTTCGACCCGGCTCGCGGGTCTGTGCAAGTTGATGATGGCCGAGGCGACCAACTTCCCCGAACTCGCGGCGTTCTATTACACCGAGGTGATCGCGCCGGCGCGCGCGATGATGACGTCCATCGTCGAATTCGGTGCCGCGCGCGGCGAATTCCGCCCGCTCGACGTCGCGGCCACCGTCGACGCGCTGATGGCGCCGATCATCACCAGCATGGTGTGGAACCACTCGTTCGGCGCGGTGCCCGGCGTCGCGCCCGAGGGCAGGCACGACTACGCGTCGCTCAAGGCCTCGCTCTCGCTGCTGCTGACCGGCCTCGCCGCCCGCTAG
- the argB gene encoding acetylglutamate kinase: MPYIRRFYGKTIVIKYGGNAMTDEKLKEDFAKDVVMLKLVGLNPVVVHGGGPQINDLLARVGKQGEFIQGMRVTDRETMDVVEMVLGGQVNKEIVSLINQHGGKAVGLTGKDGHFIRAHKLLLKGDNPDEQIDIGHVGEIEHIDPSLVSLLDSQDFIPVIAPIGVGSEGEAYNINADLVAGKLAETLKAEKLILMTNTPGVLDKQGKLLTGLTAAQVDGLFADGTIHGGMLPKISSALDAAKNGVNSVHIIDGRVAHALLLEILTDAGVGTMIRAQ, translated from the coding sequence ATGCCCTACATCCGCCGTTTCTACGGCAAGACCATCGTGATCAAGTACGGTGGCAACGCGATGACCGACGAAAAGCTGAAGGAAGACTTCGCCAAGGACGTGGTGATGTTGAAGCTGGTCGGCCTGAACCCGGTGGTCGTGCACGGCGGCGGCCCGCAGATCAACGATCTGTTGGCGCGCGTCGGCAAGCAGGGCGAGTTCATCCAGGGCATGCGCGTGACCGACCGCGAGACGATGGACGTGGTCGAGATGGTGCTCGGCGGCCAGGTGAACAAGGAAATCGTGTCCTTGATCAACCAGCACGGCGGCAAGGCGGTCGGCCTGACCGGCAAGGACGGCCACTTCATCCGCGCGCACAAGCTGTTGCTGAAGGGCGATAACCCGGATGAACAGATCGACATCGGCCACGTCGGCGAGATCGAGCACATCGACCCGTCGCTGGTGTCGCTGCTCGACTCGCAGGACTTCATCCCGGTGATCGCGCCGATCGGCGTCGGCAGCGAAGGCGAGGCGTACAACATCAACGCCGACCTCGTCGCCGGCAAGCTGGCCGAAACGCTGAAGGCCGAGAAGCTGATCCTGATGACCAACACGCCGGGCGTGCTCGACAAGCAGGGCAAGCTGTTGACCGGGCTCACCGCCGCCCAGGTCGACGGCCTGTTCGCCGACGGCACCATCCACGGCGGCATGCTGCCGAAGATCAGCTCGGCGCTCGACGCGGCGAAGAACGGCGTGAACTCGGTGCACATCATCGACGGCCGCGTCGCGCACGCGCTGTTGCTCGAGATCCTGACCGACGCCGGCGTCGGGACGATGATCCGAGCCCAATGA
- a CDS encoding S-(hydroxymethyl)glutathione dehydrogenase/class III alcohol dehydrogenase, which yields MKTQAAVAWQAGAPLTIETVDLAGPKEGEVLVELKATGICHTDYYTLSGADPEGLFPAILGHEGAGVVVDVGPGVKSLKKGDHVIPLYTPECRECKFCLSRKTNLCQAIRSTQGRGLMPDGSSRFSIDGTPILHYMGTSTFSNYTVVPEIALAKIREDAPFDTVCYIGCGVTTGLGAVIFTAKVEAGANVVVFGLGGIGLNVIQGARLVGAGKIIGVDINPAREAMARKYGMTDFINPNEVDNVVDAIIQLTDGGADYAFECIGNVNTMRQSLECCHKGWGQSILIGVAAAGEEIRTRPFQLVTGRVWKGSAFGGARGRTDVPKIVDWYMENKISIDDMITHRLTLEQINDGFELMKRGESIRSVVVY from the coding sequence ATGAAAACCCAAGCCGCAGTCGCCTGGCAAGCCGGCGCCCCGCTGACCATCGAAACCGTCGACCTGGCCGGCCCGAAAGAGGGCGAAGTGCTGGTCGAACTGAAGGCCACCGGCATCTGCCACACCGACTACTACACGCTGTCGGGCGCCGACCCCGAAGGCCTGTTCCCGGCCATCCTCGGCCACGAGGGCGCCGGTGTGGTGGTCGACGTCGGGCCGGGCGTGAAGTCGCTGAAAAAGGGCGACCACGTCATTCCCCTGTACACGCCCGAATGCCGCGAGTGCAAGTTCTGCCTGTCGAGAAAGACCAACCTGTGCCAGGCGATCCGCTCGACGCAGGGTCGCGGGCTGATGCCGGACGGCAGCAGCCGCTTCTCGATCGACGGCACGCCGATCCTGCATTACATGGGCACGTCGACCTTCTCGAACTACACCGTGGTGCCCGAGATCGCGCTGGCGAAAATCCGCGAAGACGCGCCGTTCGACACCGTCTGCTACATCGGCTGCGGCGTCACCACCGGCCTCGGCGCGGTGATCTTCACCGCGAAAGTCGAGGCGGGCGCCAACGTCGTGGTGTTTGGTCTGGGCGGCATCGGGCTTAACGTGATCCAGGGCGCGAGGCTGGTCGGCGCGGGCAAGATCATCGGCGTCGACATCAACCCGGCGCGCGAGGCGATGGCGCGCAAGTACGGAATGACCGACTTCATCAACCCGAACGAGGTCGACAACGTCGTCGACGCGATCATCCAGCTCACCGACGGCGGCGCCGACTACGCGTTCGAGTGCATCGGCAACGTCAACACCATGCGCCAGTCGCTCGAGTGCTGCCACAAGGGCTGGGGCCAGTCGATCCTGATCGGCGTCGCCGCCGCCGGCGAGGAGATCCGCACGCGGCCGTTCCAGCTCGTCACCGGCCGTGTCTGGAAGGGCTCGGCCTTCGGCGGCGCGCGCGGCCGAACCGACGTGCCGAAGATCGTCGACTGGTATATGGAGAACAAGATCAGCATCGACGACATGATCACGCACCGGCTGACGCTGGAGCAGATCAACGACGGCTTCGAGCTGATGAAGCGCGGCGAGTCGATCCGTTCGGTGGTGGTCTACTGA
- a CDS encoding DUF4870 family protein: MNDWPAAAASTRPHPDKKLYQLTLVVYILQIVSLFVGVTALVGVIVNYIKKPDVAGTVFESHFAWQIRTFWWALAGYVLGFLTTFLLVGFLILFATWVWFIYRVVRGFLAFNDGKPLPA; the protein is encoded by the coding sequence ATGAACGATTGGCCCGCCGCCGCCGCTTCCACCCGACCCCACCCGGACAAGAAGCTCTACCAGCTGACGCTGGTGGTCTACATCCTGCAGATCGTCAGCCTGTTCGTCGGCGTGACCGCGCTCGTCGGCGTGATCGTCAACTACATCAAGAAGCCCGACGTCGCCGGCACCGTGTTCGAGAGCCACTTCGCGTGGCAGATCCGCACCTTCTGGTGGGCGCTCGCCGGCTACGTGCTCGGCTTTCTCACCACCTTCCTGCTCGTCGGCTTCCTGATCCTGTTCGCGACCTGGGTGTGGTTCATCTACCGCGTCGTGCGCGGTTTCCTCGCATTCAACGACGGCAAGCCGCTGCCGGCCTGA
- a CDS encoding CBS domain-containing protein, with the protein MEDKRHRPLVYVGPESTVFQALQIMSEADVGALLVMDMGDIVGIFSERDYARRVVLQGRTSAGTHVREIMTSKVVYVKPEQTIDECMALMTEKRIRHLPVLEDGTVIGVLSIGDLVRATITEQQFTIDQLVNYIQGQHHGAVAHE; encoded by the coding sequence TTGGAAGACAAACGCCACCGTCCGCTGGTCTACGTCGGGCCGGAATCCACCGTGTTCCAGGCGCTGCAGATCATGTCCGAAGCGGACGTCGGCGCGCTGCTGGTGATGGACATGGGCGATATCGTCGGCATTTTCTCCGAACGCGACTATGCGCGGCGCGTCGTGCTGCAGGGCCGCACGTCGGCCGGCACGCACGTGCGCGAGATCATGACCAGCAAGGTGGTGTACGTGAAGCCCGAGCAGACGATAGACGAATGCATGGCGCTGATGACCGAAAAACGCATCCGCCACCTGCCGGTGCTCGAGGACGGCACGGTGATCGGCGTGCTGTCGATCGGCGACCTGGTGCGCGCGACGATCACCGAGCAGCAGTTCACCATCGACCAGCTGGTCAACTACATCCAGGGCCAACACCACGGCGCCGTCGCCCACGAATAA
- the ylqF gene encoding ribosome biogenesis GTPase YlqF, giving the protein MAIQWFPGHMNKAKKQVADRLKGIDVVIEMLDARLPASSANPMLAGMTSKKKALKILNKQDLADPTRTRVWIDYYNGLNDTRAIGLDAGDKSPAQRLISACREIAPHRSGLDKPLRVLICGIPNVGKSTLINSLLGRRAAKVGNEPGITKGEQRIDLADDFILYDTPGMLWPKILVEQGGYNLAASGAVGRNALDEEEVALELLKYLIVNYPADVEARYKLDGVAEMLDDQLLEAIGRRRGAMLGGGRVNFQKTAEIVLTDFRDGTIGRITLETPEEWKDWLTEARRLDAERQSARDLAKAERAAAVKKRRG; this is encoded by the coding sequence ATGGCGATTCAATGGTTCCCCGGCCACATGAACAAGGCCAAGAAGCAGGTGGCGGACCGCCTGAAGGGCATCGACGTGGTGATCGAGATGCTCGACGCCCGCCTGCCGGCTTCCAGCGCCAACCCGATGCTCGCCGGCATGACGAGCAAGAAGAAGGCGCTGAAGATCCTCAACAAGCAGGACCTGGCCGACCCGACCCGCACCCGCGTGTGGATCGACTACTACAACGGCCTGAACGACACGCGCGCGATCGGGCTCGACGCCGGCGACAAGAGCCCGGCGCAGCGGCTGATCAGCGCCTGCCGCGAGATCGCACCCCACCGCAGCGGCCTCGACAAGCCGCTGCGCGTCTTGATCTGCGGTATCCCCAACGTCGGCAAGTCGACGCTGATCAATAGTCTCTTGGGCCGCCGCGCCGCGAAGGTCGGTAACGAGCCGGGCATCACCAAGGGCGAGCAGCGCATCGACCTGGCCGACGACTTCATCCTCTACGACACGCCGGGCATGCTGTGGCCGAAGATCCTGGTCGAGCAGGGCGGCTACAACCTCGCCGCCAGCGGCGCGGTCGGCCGCAACGCGCTCGACGAGGAAGAGGTCGCGCTCGAACTCTTGAAATACCTGATCGTGAACTACCCGGCCGACGTCGAGGCGCGCTACAAGCTCGACGGCGTCGCCGAGATGCTCGACGACCAGCTCTTGGAGGCGATCGGCCGGCGCCGCGGCGCGATGCTCGGCGGCGGGCGCGTCAACTTCCAGAAGACCGCCGAGATCGTGCTGACCGACTTCCGCGACGGCACCATCGGCCGCATCACGCTCGAGACGCCGGAAGAGTGGAAGGACTGGCTGACCGAGGCGCGCCGCCTCGACGCCGAACGCCAGTCGGCGCGCGACCTCGCGAAGGCCGAACGCGCCGCCGCGGTGAAGAAACGCCGCGGTTGA
- a CDS encoding acyl-CoA dehydrogenase — protein MSHASQRPAFNWSDPLLLEAALTEEERMVLDAAHAYCQERLQPRVLSAFREERFDREILTEMGELGLLGATIEGYGCAGLGHVAYGLIAREVERVDSGYRSAMSVQSSLVMHPIYTFGSDAQKDKYLTKLATGELVGCFGLTEPDAGSDPASMKTRAKKVAGGWTLSGSKMWITNSPIADVFIVWAKDEEDVINGFVLERGMKGLSAPAIHGKLSLKASITGEIVMDEVFVPDENRLDVTGLKGPFSCLNKARYGIAWGTMGAAEACWHAARQYTLDRKQFGRPLAANQLIQLKLANMQTEITLGLFAALQVGRLIDKGEAAPEMISLIKRNNCGKALDIARVARDMHGGNGIADEFQVMRHMVNLEAVNTYEGTHDIHALILGRAQTGIAAF, from the coding sequence ATGTCCCACGCATCCCAACGCCCCGCCTTCAATTGGTCCGACCCGCTGCTGCTCGAGGCCGCGCTGACCGAAGAAGAGCGCATGGTGCTGGACGCCGCGCATGCCTACTGCCAGGAAAGACTGCAGCCGCGCGTGCTGTCGGCTTTCCGCGAGGAGAGGTTCGATCGCGAGATCCTCACCGAGATGGGCGAGCTGGGCTTGCTCGGCGCGACGATAGAAGGCTACGGCTGCGCCGGCCTCGGCCACGTCGCTTACGGCCTGATCGCGCGCGAGGTCGAGCGCGTCGACTCGGGCTACCGCTCGGCGATGAGCGTGCAGTCGTCGCTCGTGATGCATCCGATCTACACCTTCGGCAGCGACGCGCAGAAGGACAAATATCTGACTAAGCTCGCGACCGGTGAACTCGTCGGCTGCTTCGGCCTGACCGAACCCGACGCCGGTTCCGACCCGGCCAGCATGAAGACGCGCGCGAAGAAGGTAGCCGGCGGCTGGACCTTGTCGGGCAGCAAGATGTGGATCACCAACTCGCCGATCGCCGACGTGTTCATCGTCTGGGCGAAGGATGAAGAGGACGTGATCAACGGCTTCGTGCTCGAGCGCGGCATGAAGGGGCTATCCGCGCCGGCGATCCACGGCAAGCTTTCTCTGAAGGCGTCGATCACCGGCGAGATCGTGATGGACGAGGTGTTCGTCCCCGACGAGAACCGGCTCGACGTGACCGGGCTGAAGGGGCCATTCTCTTGCCTCAATAAGGCGCGCTACGGCATCGCGTGGGGCACGATGGGCGCCGCCGAGGCGTGCTGGCACGCGGCGCGCCAGTACACGCTGGACCGCAAACAGTTCGGCCGGCCGCTCGCCGCGAATCAATTGATCCAGCTGAAACTGGCGAACATGCAGACCGAGATCACGCTCGGCCTGTTCGCCGCGTTGCAGGTCGGCCGGCTGATCGACAAGGGCGAGGCGGCGCCCGAGATGATCTCGCTGATCAAGCGCAACAACTGTGGCAAGGCGCTCGACATCGCACGGGTCGCGCGCGACATGCACGGCGGCAATGGCATCGCCGACGAGTTCCAGGTGATGCGCCACATGGTCAACCTCGAGGCGGTCAACACCTACGAGGGCACGCACGACATTCACGCGCTGATCCTCGGCCGCGCGCAGACCGGCATCGCGGCCTTCTGA
- a CDS encoding electron transfer flavoprotein-ubiquinone oxidoreductase yields the protein MEYDVVIVGGGPSGLASAIRLKQLAADAGRELSVCLLEKGSEIGAHILSGAVFEPKALTELIPDWKAKGAPLNTEATDDHFLFLTETESIELPTPPQMKNHGNYIISLGNLCRWLGGQAEELGVEIYPGFAAAEVLYDESGAVKGVATGDMGIGKDGQKTSAWQPGMELWAKQTIFAEGCRGSLTKTLFERFDLQKDADPQTYGIGIKELWEVPAEQHSAGSVTHTIGWPMDTATYGGSFLYHLENSQVVVGFVVGLDYQNPWLSPFEEFQRFKTHPAIRKTLEGGRRISYGARALNEGGIQSLPKLTFPGGVLVGDTAGFLNVPKIKGSHAAIKSGMLAAESVFELLSTDSTAREATSYPDRFKQSWLYDELWRVRNIRPAFRWGLWPAIAYGALDTYLFRGRAPWTLRHKHADHETLKEAAMCYQIDYPKPDGELTFDRLSSVFISNTNHSEDQPAHLKLKDKSVPVEINLKRYAGPEARYCPAGVYEFVGEPDAPRLQINAQNCVHCKTCDIKDPMQNINWVTPEGGGGPNYPNM from the coding sequence ATGGAATACGACGTGGTGATCGTCGGCGGCGGCCCGTCCGGCCTTGCCAGCGCGATTCGCCTCAAGCAGCTTGCGGCAGACGCCGGTCGCGAGCTGTCGGTCTGTCTGCTCGAGAAGGGCTCGGAGATCGGCGCGCACATCCTGTCGGGCGCGGTGTTCGAGCCGAAGGCGCTCACCGAGCTGATCCCCGACTGGAAAGCCAAGGGCGCACCGCTCAACACAGAGGCGACCGACGACCATTTCCTGTTCCTGACCGAGACCGAGTCGATCGAGCTGCCGACGCCGCCGCAGATGAAGAATCACGGCAACTACATCATCAGCCTCGGCAACCTGTGCCGCTGGCTCGGTGGGCAGGCCGAGGAACTCGGCGTCGAGATCTACCCGGGCTTCGCCGCCGCCGAGGTACTGTACGACGAGAGCGGCGCGGTCAAGGGCGTCGCCACCGGCGACATGGGCATAGGCAAGGATGGCCAGAAGACCAGCGCCTGGCAGCCGGGCATGGAGCTGTGGGCGAAGCAGACCATCTTCGCCGAGGGCTGCCGCGGCTCGCTGACCAAGACGCTGTTCGAGCGCTTCGATTTGCAGAAAGACGCCGATCCGCAGACCTATGGCATCGGCATCAAGGAGCTGTGGGAAGTGCCGGCCGAGCAGCACAGCGCCGGCAGCGTCACGCACACCATAGGCTGGCCGATGGACACCGCGACCTACGGCGGCTCCTTCCTATACCACCTCGAGAACAGCCAGGTCGTCGTCGGCTTCGTCGTCGGCCTCGACTACCAGAACCCGTGGCTGTCGCCGTTCGAGGAGTTCCAGCGCTTCAAGACGCACCCGGCGATCAGGAAGACGCTCGAGGGCGGCCGCCGCATCTCGTACGGCGCGCGCGCCTTGAACGAGGGCGGCATCCAGAGCCTGCCCAAGCTGACCTTCCCGGGCGGCGTGCTCGTCGGCGACACCGCCGGCTTCCTCAACGTGCCGAAGATCAAGGGCAGCCACGCGGCGATCAAGTCGGGCATGCTCGCCGCCGAGTCGGTGTTCGAGTTGTTGTCGACCGACTCCACCGCGCGCGAAGCGACGAGCTACCCGGACAGGTTCAAGCAGAGCTGGCTGTACGACGAATTGTGGCGGGTGCGCAACATCCGTCCGGCGTTCCGCTGGGGGCTGTGGCCGGCGATCGCCTACGGCGCGCTCGACACCTACCTGTTCCGCGGCCGCGCGCCGTGGACGCTGCGCCACAAGCACGCCGACCACGAGACGCTCAAGGAAGCGGCGATGTGCTACCAGATCGACTACCCGAAGCCGGACGGCGAACTGACCTTCGACCGCCTGTCGTCGGTGTTCATCTCGAACACCAACCACAGCGAAGACCAGCCGGCGCACCTGAAGCTCAAGGACAAGAGCGTGCCGGTGGAGATCAACCTGAAGCGCTACGCGGGCCCGGAGGCGCGCTACTGCCCGGCCGGGGTCTACGAGTTCGTCGGCGAACCGGACGCGCCGCGGTTGCAGATCAACGCGCAGAACTGTGTGCACTGCAAGACCTGCGACATCAAGGACCCGATGCAGAACATCAACTGGGTGACGCCGGAAGGCGGCGGCGGGCCGAACTACCCGAATATGTAA